CCGGGATGGGGGATTTGGCGCAGCGGGCTTCGGATCGGCTGGCCGGAGCGTGCGGCGTGACGCTTCCCCTTTCTGAACCGGCCGAAGGGCCGGTCATCGCGCTTGCGCTGGCCGACACGCCCGCGAAGTTTCCGGCGGCGGCGCGGATTGACGACGCGGCCTTCGCGCGGCTCGGCGACCAGGGATACGCGCTTGTCATCGGCGCCGGCGGGGTGACGCTCACGGCGCGGAGCGCCGCGGGGCTGCGGCATGGCCTGACCACGCTGGCCCAGGCTGCGGCGGACCGGACCGTGCTTCCGGGCATGGTGATACGCGACTGGCCGTCGTTGCGGTATCGCGGGGCGCAGCAGGACGTTTCCCGGGGACAGGTTCCCGCGCCGGAGACGCTGAGGCGCCTGGCGGACACGCTGGCGGAGGGAAAGATGAACGTGTTGGAGCTGTATCTCGAGCACGTGTACAAGTACAAGGCGTTTCCGGACATCTCGCCGCCCGAGGGGTACACCCCGGACGAGGCGGGGGCGGTTTCGGCGCACGCCGCGCGGGCGGGTGTGGAGGTGCACCCGCTGCTGCAGGGGCTTGGCCACTCGTTCCACATCCTCAGCAAGCCGCAGTACCAGCACCTCCGGATCGGGCCCTGCGAGAAAACGCCGTGGGTCATGACCTTCGACATCAGGAAACCGGAGGCCGTGGCGATGGTCACGACGATGATCAACGAGTTGTGCGCGGCCTTTCCGGGCGAACTGTTCAGTGTGGACATCACGGAGATAGACATCGACGGGCTTCAGGCGGACGGGCTGCCGCTGGATCAGGTCACGGACCTGGTCTTTGGCTATGTGCTCAAGCTGAACGAGGCGCTTGGAAAGAACGGCAGACGGCTGATGATCACGCAGGGGCCGCTCGACAGCCAGGGCCATCTCGCCGGCATGGGGCCGAGGCTCAATTCTCTTCCGAAGAACGTCATTGTCGGGAGCTACTATTGCGCCGGGGGGCCGTACCAGCCGGCATGGGAAAAGGATTTTCCCCGGCTGCGCGGCGAGGGCCTCGACTTTTTCGCGCAGGCGTGGATCTCCAGCCACGTCTGGTTGACGCCGTGTGTGAACCGCGCCGCGGAATTCTCCGACCTGGAAATTTCGCGGGGACTCGGCCACGGCGCGGCCGGCAGCGTCACCTGCGACTGGGGGGACGCGGGGCACTTCCACTTCGTCGGCGAGGAATGGCTGCCGTTCCTGTACCACGGCGCGTGCGCGTGGACCGGCGCGCGGGCGGACCGGGACTATTTCCGGAAGGCTTTCGCGCGGGTTCTCTACGGACTGGAAAGCGACGCCGCCGTCCGCGCCATGGAGTCCGCAAGCGATGTGAACGCGGTGCCCCTCCGCGTCCGCGGCGAGGACGGCAAGGAGATGGAGGTTTCCACGGGCTACCTGTGGGAATTCGTCCACGACCCGTTCACACATCCCGACATCACCCGGATTGCCGATCCCGCGGGCGCCGGACAGGCGGTCTTGGACGCCGCCCTGCCCGCGCTCGCGGTCCTTTCGGAGGAGTTGCCGAAAGCCCGGCGGAACAGGGACACGCTCGAACAATGGGTTTTCGGGGCTCGCTGTTATGCGGCCCTCGGACACAAGCTCGCCGCGCTCGGCCATTACAATGACACGGCGGTTCCAAGAGAACGGGTCGCGGAGGAACTCGAGGCCGTGGCGGCGGAGTTTGAGTCGCTGCAGAACGACTTCAAACGGCTCTGGCTGGCGGAGGACCGCGACAACGAGGGATTCCAGGAACTTGTGAGACGGTTCACCTACACGGTCGTTCCCTGCCGTGAGAAGGCGAAAGAACTGGGGGCAAAGCAGGCACCGCCGCGCTTGCCGGAGGAGGTCGTTGAATGAATGTCCAACCTGTCGGCCCGGAGGAGGACGCCGCCGCCGCCGACGTGCTGGTGCGCGCGTTTCACACGTTCTCCCTCAACCAGTACCTGTTTCCCGACCCGGAACGGCGGCCGCGCCAGCTCCGCTGGCTATACCTGCGCACCATCGCGCTGTACCGGGGGGTGGGGGGCGCGTTCATCGCGGGGGACGGAAGCGGCGCGGCACTGTGGACCCCGCCGGAATACCCGCACGGCCTGCCTGCGGGACGCTATGTCCGCGCGGGGTTCCTGGCCGCCCCCTTCGGTGTCGGCTGGGAGCTGGCGGGGCGACGGCTCCGCGCGCTGCGGGACATTGAGCGCCGCCACCGCGCGGAGATTTCCGGGCCCCACTGGTCGCTGGAGGTGATCGGCGTGGACCCGGAGCGCCAGCGCACGGGGTCGGGCTCCGCCCTCATCCGGCACATCCTCGACCGCGCCGACCGCGACGGGCTCCCCGCCTATGTCATCACGCACGAGGAGAAGAACGTGGCGTACTATGAGCGCCACGGGTTCCGGCTGGCCGGCGACGCCCCCTTCGAGCCCGGCGCGCCGCCCACCTGCTCCCTGATCCGCCCCGCGCGGGCGGGCGCGTGACCGCCGGTCCCGGCGGCACGGCAACCACGAAAGGAACGGCCATGCTTTCACCCCGGATCCGCACGGCCCTGGCGGCGGCGGCCTGCCTTCTATTGGCGGGCGCAGGCACCGCGCAGGGGTCGGCAGGCGTCGTCGGCCGCCGGCTGAACGTCCCCACGCAGTGGGCCGACCTTCCCGCGTTTCTCCAGATCGTCACGGAATCATGGAACCGTGTGGTGGCGGTGCCCTACATCGTCTACATGCCCGAGCGGGACCGTGTGCTGATGCTGGTGAGCTGCGACTATCCGCACCAGGCCATGGTGCTCTGGAGCGATGACCGCGGGACGACATGGTCCGAGCCGAAATACGTCCACACCGGCGCGGACGGCATAGGCGACACGGGCATGGGCACCAGCCTCACCTATCTGGGCGGGGGCCGGGTGATGCTGGCCGCCGGGCAGCACTGGTTCAGCTCGGACTACGGGGAGACCTGGGGCGACCCCTGCGAGATCCCCCCCGCGCCCGACGGCAAACCGTGGAATCTCTGGGACCCCCTGTGGGTGGACCGGGACCCGAAGACGGGCGCGGTGACCCGCCTCATCCAGACGGGCTACACCATGGACCATGAGCACTACACCTCCGGCAGGGGGCCGGGCTATTCCACGGGCCATATCCGTTTCAGCGGGGATGGGGGCCGCACCTGGAGCGCGGGCGTGAAGGTGCCGGAATGGTCGGGGGTCAGCGAGGTGGCGCTGGCGCGCGCGCAGAACGGCGACCTCGTGGCGGCGTGCCGAACGGACATCCCCGCCCGGTTCCAGGGGGAGACGCTGGACCACTACGAGGGGCTGTCGGTGTCTGTCTCGAAGGACGACGGCGCGACCTGGTCGGTCCCGCGGCGCCTCTATGACTGGGGCCGCCACCACCCCAGCCTGGTGCTGCTGCCCACCGGCGACCTGGTGATGACGTATGTGGTCCGCAA
This region of Candidatus Hydrogenedentota bacterium genomic DNA includes:
- a CDS encoding GNAT family N-acetyltransferase, encoding MNVQPVGPEEDAAAADVLVRAFHTFSLNQYLFPDPERRPRQLRWLYLRTIALYRGVGGAFIAGDGSGAALWTPPEYPHGLPAGRYVRAGFLAAPFGVGWELAGRRLRALRDIERRHRAEISGPHWSLEVIGVDPERQRTGSGSALIRHILDRADRDGLPAYVITHEEKNVAYYERHGFRLAGDAPFEPGAPPTCSLIRPARAGA